Proteins from one Cryptomeria japonica chromosome 4, Sugi_1.0, whole genome shotgun sequence genomic window:
- the LOC131048998 gene encoding heavy metal-associated isoprenylated plant protein 43 isoform X2: MKIAADIPGVESIKVDGSTNTLTVIGEVDPVQVTTKIRKFKKRAQIISVGPPKSEEKDKDKDGEKNKEDDKLPISCPRCNVWIVQDISAFDSNPCSIM, encoded by the exons ATGAAGATTGCTGCAGATATCCCAG GAGTAGAGTCTATAAAAGTTGATGGATCTACAAACACTCTCACTGTGATTGGAGAAGTGGATCCTGTACAAGTTACTACAAAAATAAGAAAGTTCAAGAAAAGAGCACAAATTATAAGCGTTGGACCTCCTAAAAGCGAAGAGAAGGACAAAGATAAGGATGGAGAGAAGAATAAGGAGGATGACAAACTTCCTATAAGCTGCCCAAGATGTAATGTTTGGATTGTTCAAGATATATCTGCATTTGATTCCAATCCATGCTCTATAATGTAA
- the LOC131048998 gene encoding heavy metal-associated isoprenylated plant protein 43 isoform X1: MKNSTVVSVEISCCKCKKKVMKIAADIPGVESIKVDGSTNTLTVIGEVDPVQVTTKIRKFKKRAQIISVGPPKSEEKDKDKDGEKNKEDDKLPISCPRCNVWIVQDISAFDSNPCSIM, encoded by the exons ATGAAG AATAGTACAGTAGTTTCTGTGGAGATTTcttgctgcaaatgcaagaagaaAGTTATGAAGATTGCTGCAGATATCCCAG GAGTAGAGTCTATAAAAGTTGATGGATCTACAAACACTCTCACTGTGATTGGAGAAGTGGATCCTGTACAAGTTACTACAAAAATAAGAAAGTTCAAGAAAAGAGCACAAATTATAAGCGTTGGACCTCCTAAAAGCGAAGAGAAGGACAAAGATAAGGATGGAGAGAAGAATAAGGAGGATGACAAACTTCCTATAAGCTGCCCAAGATGTAATGTTTGGATTGTTCAAGATATATCTGCATTTGATTCCAATCCATGCTCTATAATGTAA